The DNA region CCACCGCGCCCTGGAAGCCGCCCAGCCCCAGGCAGCGGCCGCGCGACCCGAGGAGCCGATTTGCCCGGTCTGCAGCGCTGCGGAAGCTGCCAGCCCCGATCAGCGCACCTCCGGGTAGAACCGCTTGAGGCGGTGCGCCGGCACGCCCAGACCCCACCCCACGCCCAGGGCCAAGTAGGTGGCATGGGCTCTGAGCGCGCCCCAGCGGGCGACGCGGCGATCAGAGGCTTGCACCACGCGGTTGAGTTGGACCAAGCGGCCCCAGTGGTGGAGCCGCAAGCACAGATCCGCCTCTTCCATTAGCGGCAGCCGCGCGTCAAAGCCGCCGCACGCCCAAAAAGCCTGCCGGCGGCAGAACAGGACCTGATCGCCAAACAGCAACCGCAAGCCGCGCCCCAGGCGATGCGGGCGCAGCAGCAAGGGGCCGTAGTACGTCTTGAGGGCATTGTGGGCGACAAGGCCCCAGCAGGTGCGCTCTGACCCGGCCATGAGCGAGAGGAAACCGCCGCCAACAATTGCCGGGCGTTCCAGGGTCTGCTCGATGAGGGCCACGCCATCGTCCGGCATGAGCGTATCGGCATGCAAAAAGCACAGCCGGTCGCCGCTGGCGGCGCGGGCACCGCAGTTCATTTGGGCAGCGCGCCCGCGTTCGGGGCTGGC from Cyanobacteria bacterium QS_8_64_29 includes:
- a CDS encoding glycosyltransferase is translated as MARTSIIIPALNEARGIERTLRHLALLEPPPREIWVVDGGSQDGTVAACERIARRWFAQVPLRAIASPERGRAAQMNCGARAASGDRLCFLHADTLMPDDGVALIEQTLERPAIVGGGFLSLMAGSERTCWGLVAHNALKTYYGPLLLRPHRLGRGLRLLFGDQVLFCRRQAFWACGGFDARLPLMEEADLCLRLHHWGRLVQLNRVVQASDRRVARWGALRAHATYLALGVGWGLGVPAHRLKRFYPEVR